The stretch of DNA TGTCCTATTACTTCAAAGCTCCATGCATAGAACATGAGAGATTTTCAGGTGATGAGATGACTAAAGATAAAGTTTCAAGTTCTATTGGGCTTCAACCAACTCAAAGCTAACTAGTCTATGTGGGAGAATAATGAAGATTATGTAAAATGGAAAACAGGAGtggaaacaagaaaaagttctGCGAAGAGGTGCAATTGGAATTGATACTCTAAGAGAACGCAAAGTAAGTGAACAATAGTGGAATCACCATATCTACAGTCTAAATGGATTGAATGTAATTTACAGGTGAGGGTTGTATAGTTTAGAAGTGTACAGGCAGGTTCTAGGAGAAATCTTAATGGTGAAGGAAAAGCTATCTGACAAATTAAATGTGATGAACAGAACGTAGAATACTATATTTCATTTGTGAAATTACAAATACGGTCACTTTAAGATGCTATAAACTAATCTATGCATACTTGACAATAAAAACTATAAATCATAAAGGCATGAGAAATGCGCTTATTTAGAGGTATCGACAACGTATCTACCGGCAATTTGACCTTTCTCCATCTTCTCGTAAATTTCTGGTAGAGTCGACAAGCCAACAACCTTTATTGGAGACTTTACAAGACCTCTGGCAAAGAAATCCAAAGCTTCTCTGGTGTCAGCTCTGTTTCCTACATAGGATCCGACAATGGAGATAGACTTAACCACGTGGTTGAAGACATCAGAACAACACTTGGCACCAGCTGGCAAACCAACCAAGACAACAGTACCATTGGCCCTACAGTATCTAGTAGAAGCTTCAATAGCAGCTTCGGACACGGAAACGTTCACAATACCGTGTGCACCACCGTCGGTGGCCTTGACAACCGCACTCACGATATCCTTTTCCTTCGTGAAGTCGATAAACACTTCACCACCAAGGGAGGTGAACAACTCTTCCTTACCTTCGCCACCATCGATACCGAGGACTCTGTAGCCCATAGCCTTGGCATATTGAACTGCCAAAGATCCCAGACCACCGGCAGCACCAGAGATGGCCACCCAGTGGCCTGCTCTCAAGTTGGCAGACTTCAAAGCCTTGTAAACTGTGATACCGGCACACAAGATTGGGGCAACTTGGGCTAAGTCGGTTCCTTCGGGAATACGAGCGGCTTGCACAGCATCCGCGGTAGCGTACTGTTGGAAAGAACCGTCGTGGGTGTAACCAGACAAGTCTGCGTGAGGACAGTTGGATTCATTACCCAATTCACAGTATTCGCACGCCATACATGAACTGTTCAACCACTTAATACCGGCAAGATCACCCACCTTCCAGCCTCTAACGTTGTCCCCGATGGCAACAACAACACCCGCACCCTCGTGCCCACCGACCAATGGCAACTTCGTTGGCAATGGCCAATCACCGTGCCAAGCATGCAAGTCTGTGTGGCAGACACCCGAGTACTTGACATTGATTAGCAATTCGTTGGGCTTTGGCTTTGGAACTGGGATGTCCTTATGTTCCAACTTACCGTTGGATTCGTAGAAGATAACACCTTTTTGAGTTTTTGGGATAGACATTGTGTACTGTGGTATAATTGATAGTTGGTAGTTGATAATATGCTTGTTGTAGCTTGATATTCTATATAGTAAGAggaaacaagaaagaagtgATAACAGATGCGATAACACCAAGAATAACTCTGTCTCAAGGGTGGAAAAGAACCTACATTGCCCGTCTATTTATATGTGATAGTCCTAGTGTAATTGTACCCACATAAAACCCCATTTATGCtgtacctttttttttttcatcctcCAGAATCTGAAATTCTCTTATTTCTCCAACTTATAAGTTGGAGATGGCCGTTGTTCCGGTGGCAGGTCAGGCCGGTGAAGATGTCTGTGGGTACAACGtcattttttacttttggGCGGAAGCCGTTGGTGAAGACAAAATCCCTTAATTGAACATTAGAATAGGTGATTAGAAAGGCAGGATTAATCAGATACACAGACTGTGACGGGAGAAACGGATTATAAAGATAATTTTAAGATAAGATTAGTTGCAGTTCTTGACGCTAAAAGGTCTGAGAATCATTATTTCCGTTTTATTTGCGTCTACGTTTTGCCCCTTTTATCAATTATCActtaaaaataatactttTTGGGAAAACGATTTTTTGATTACTCTCTTCAAGACAAGCAATGAGCTCTGAAGACGAATTGGGAAGCATTGGTACCGTGTCTCACGGTAGCGCCATAAATAAGGGCACTGAGAGTGTTCTGCCCGaagttgatgaagaagtaGAGACTTTACTGGAGGATGTCTTCACGTGGAACATTCCAGACTGGAATGAGCTAACGAATCCAAAGTACAATTCTCCGAGATTTAAGATTGGTGATTTCGAGTGGGACATTCTGTTATTTCCGCAGGGGAACCATAACAAGGGTGTTGCGGTCTACCTGGAACCCCATCCAGAGGAAAAATTAGATGAGACTACGGGGGAGAAGGTGGCAGCGGATCCGGACTGGTATTGTTGTGCTCAGTTTGCCATTGGCATTTCTAGGCCCGGCAATGATGAGACTATTaatttaataaataaatctCATCACCGGTTCAACGCCCTAGATACAGACTGGGGATTTGCCAATTTGATAGATCTGAACAACTTGAAACACCCCTCTAAAGGGAGACCGCTCCCTTTCTTAAACGAAGGAAGTCTAAATATTACTGCGTATGTACGCATTTTGAAGGACCCTACCGGCGTCTTGTGGCATAATTTCCTAAATTATGACTCCAAGAAAGTAACCGGCTATGTTGGATTCCGAAATCAGGGTGCCACATGTTATTTGAATTCGCTACTGCaatcttattttttcacGAAGTATTTCAGGAAACTAGTTTATGAAATACCCACTGAACATGAAAGTCCAAATAATAGTGTTCCCCTGGCTTTACAAAGAGCTTTCTACCAGTTGCAAGTGTCAGATATACCATTAGATACGATGGAGCTTACCAGGTCATTTGGTTGGGACACAGCAGAGTCCTTCACTCAACACGACGTGCAGGAATTGAATAGAATCTTGATGGACAGACTGGAAAACAACATGAAGGGGACCCCCGTAGAGGGAAAGTTAAGTGAAATATTTGTgggaaaaatgaaaagttaTATAAAATGTGTCAACGTTGATTATGAATCTGCTAGAGTGGAAGACTTTTGGGACTTGCAACTAAACGTcaagaatttcaagaatttaCAAGAATCTTTTGATAATTACATTGAGATGGAACTGATGAATGGTGAAAATCAATACGCTGCTCAAGACTATGGCTTACAAGATGCCCAAAAGGGTGTTATATTCGAATCTTTTCCCCCAGTTTTGCATTtacaattgaaaagattcGAATACGATTTCAATTACGACCAAATGGTGAAAGTTAACGACAAGTATGAATTTCCTGAAACAATTGATCTGTCGCCTTTTGTTGATAAGGAGGTCCTAAAGAAATCTCTGGACTCGGGAGATAAAAGTAGGAATCCGTACGTTTACAATTTACATGGTGTGCTGGTTCATTCTGGTGATATATCTACAGGTCATTACTATACTTTGATAAAACCTGGTGTTGAAGATCAATGGTACCGATTTGACGATGAGAGAGTGTGGAGAGTGACCAAGAAGCAAGTTTTCCAAGAGAATTTTGGGTGTGATAGGCTACctgatgaaaaagttcGTACCATGACAAGGGAGGACTATCAAAATTATATCATCCAGCGTCATACAAGTGCTTATATGCTTGTTTATATACgccaagaacaagaagaggACTTACTGCGTCCAGTCTTGGAATCTGATGTTCCCAATCATGTGATCACAAGAGtaagagaagaaatcaaagagcGGGAGACgagagaaaaggaaatcagGGAAGCTCATCTGTACGTTACACTCAGACTACATTCAATGAAAGAATTTATCCATTATGAAGGATTTGACTACTTCGCGCATGACGGGTTCAAACTCTTTGCAGAGGATCTCAATGACTCCAATATGCAGCACATCAActtgaaagttttgaaaacaacCAAGTTGTCAGATGTATTTTCAACTATTAAGGAAAGTATGGATATTCCAAAGGAAAGGGATGTTAGGTACTGGAAAATGGACTACCGCAGAAATAACACTTTACGTTTAACACGACCTATCAATTTTGAATCCGTAGATATCACTTTGCAAGAGGCATTAAAAactgagaaaaaaagaactttaGAAACAAGATATGGTGAAGAAGGTGTTGCTAGTattaatgaagatgataaaaCGCTTTTGGAAACAGTGTCCTTCTTGGACCTTTTCATTGAGGAACCCTACTTGGAGTTACAATTTTTGAGCAGATTGAAGGAAGCTTCCCTAATCCAGAAGGCTCAGCTGGATGATGAATTGATTTCCAACATAAGAACaaatcttccaaaattGACAGAGGGAGGAATCGAGCCTCTTTTTGCTACAGAAAATAACTcgatttttctatttgtgAAAAAGTACGATCCACATACTCAAAGGTTATGTGGATTTGGCCATTTTGCTGTGAATCAATTGCAACAGCTAACTAATTTATCTGCCATCATTAAAAACAGTATTGAAGATTCTAACGAAAAGTTGGTTTTCTACGAAGAAGTGCAACCTGGAACCATAAATGAAGTATATATGAAAGAGACAGTCTATGATGCTGATATAGACACTGGAGATATAGTTTCATTCGAGATCCCAAATGCTGTTTTACCAGATACTTTTCCTATTTACCCAACGATCAACGATTTTTACTCTTATCTGAGGTACCGTGTGAAATTGAAGTTTTCCAAAGTCGACGGTTCAAGTGAAGAATATGGTGTTAGCAACGAAATTCCAGAGAGCTTTGAGTTCTGGATTTCCGCTCATGCGCCCTATGATGACCTTGCTAGAATGGTGTCGAAGTTTGCGCATGTCAAGCCAGAATACCTAAAGATATTTGCTCTCTATTCTAATGGAAAATTTGTGCTGAAGTCAACCTCACTTCTGAATGACTACcttttaaaagattttaATTGCGATCAAATACCACCTTTTGCGTTTGAAGTATTGTCTGTacctttgaaagaattggagCGTTTGAGGCCTATTAAATTGTATTGGCTTAAGGATAGTTATATACATTACCAATgctttgaatttgaagttGCTAATGATTATACAGAATCTcagtttcttgaaaaagttcAGCACAAGATCGGTTTCactgataaagaaaaggaaaacattTTACTTTGGACTAACTCAAATTTCCAGTTTCAAGGTTTATTATCAGATCAAAACACTTTCAAAGATGTGAGTAAAagttctttactttttggTAGGATACTTCCTGAAGAATCGAAGTTGTTTAAAGAATTAAATCGTCTAGAGAATGTACAAGAATCTTCATTGGAAGATTTTATGGATGACGAAAACGTAACAGATAGACCTATAGAAGATGAGCAAGATCTAGGTATGGCAACAGAAAGTTCTGGCGATGTGAAGGGCCGTATAGTAGTTGTTCAGCAGTATTTCAAAGatcttgaaaataaacACGGAAtatctttcttgttcaatttGATACCGAACGAAGCATTTCCTAAGACAAAAGACCGTTTACATGCAAAGTTTGGCCTTGGGCAGAAAGAGTTCTCAAAAATCAAACTAAGCATAGGTTATTCCACCGAAGAGGGCACGGTATTCAGAACTTTACAAGGATTTTTGGATgaagaattggaaaaggTTATATTGTACGATATTATGTCCAACTTAGATTATATCTATATGGATCATCCGGATAGATTAAGATCACACTCTTCCTATGATAGACCAATGATCATCAAAAACTGATATATATTACTGTTACGTCAGATTTTGATGCTTCTCTcactttttatattttttactAAGATGCTCTCAGTAGCCTACACTTTTTGATTAGGTAATGCTTTCCGGGTTTTATTCGCTTTGGGCGATGCCAAGTATATATGCgcctatatatatatatatattgttCAACAAATGAACTTGTCTACAAGAGAGGAAAATAGACTGAACAATCTATTATACAAAAAGCATAAAATATACACTTTACAAAAGACGTGTAAATAAACAATATCATGATGGGAATGGAAGAGTAGGGATGGAGGAGGAATATCCCTTATCCATTCAGCTAATtcttaagaaaaaaggaataAAGAATTGGGCGTGTGAAGTTTCATTGATTCAATCACTTGATAGAATACCCCAGTATTTTTCAACACCATATTGACCATCTGCCTTCCACAAATCATTGAAAGCAGTGAATAAGTAACTTGAAGAACCACAAGAGCTTTtaatagaagaaatagcAGCTTCTTGGTTTGCCTTAGATGGAACAGCTTCGCCATATGTATCCCCCTTGGATGGCCAACCAGTTTCGGTGATGACAACGTCTTTTTTACCGCCACAAGCAGTGTAGACTCTTTCGATCTGTTCAAGCACCCAAGATCCAGCATCTTGAGCAGCAGTATTTTTATCGAAGTAGGCATGGGCGTTCACAGCCATATAGTCGGAGTAGTTACACAAATCAGGATTGTTAATAACAGCAATGAAGGTATCAACGGAAACAATCGAGCCTGTATAACCAGCAGAAGTTAAAGCGGATTTTGCAGTGGAGATATATTCTCCGACTTGAGTGGCAGTTGCAGATCCTTCATTAACTAGTTCGTTACCTACAGAAATAGTGGTAACATCATCCCAGGAGCCATAAGACTCAATTGCAGACTTAATAGTATCAACAGCTTCTTGAATTTTATCAACGTAATATATTCCTAAGAATAATTTCTGGCTTGAAGTTTTAGCTTGCAAGACATTTTCAACTTGACTACAATCAACACCATATAATCTGATGTTGTCAAAACCAGTCAACTGCTTCAGTTCTGAGGCGACTTGAGAAGAGGACTTACACGAACCATCATCGTTGTAAGGGCTGTAAGTAATCCCTTTAGCACCGGAGGCTGAGATACTGGATGAAGCGGAaggtgaagatgaagatgaagaagaagatggtgaagatgaagatgaagaagaagatgatgatgatgaagatgaagaagaaggtgatgatgatgatgatgatgatgatgatgatgatgatgatgaggtGGATGAATCAACAGGAGATACCGTGCTCGAAGACTTAAGTGTGGTGGTTTCTTCTTGGGAAATGATAACGTTGGCCGAAGTTGTCGGTTCCAAAATGGATGTTGTGGTTTGAGAGACAATGGCAGCGCTACTGGTGGTGGCTACAACTACATTCTCGTTAAGTGGGACAATTGTTTCCTTGCTGTTACCAGAAACGACGACGGTGACTTGCGCATGAACCGTTGCGGTTACTACATCACGTTTTTCATGTTTATGGCGGATAGCTGGAGCTCCTAGAGCTCCGATTAATAGTGCAGAGATAgtgaagaaatttgaaaaacgCATGGCCGGGACACTTTTCTTGCGTTATTGATACTgcttttcaacaatttaaaaaatgaactaaGATTGATAAAGGAAAGACGTGACAGTTGGATGCTCAATTCAATATTGCAAAAGTATAGTATCTATCTCTTCGTTAGACTATATAATAGATGAAGTAGGAatggaaaattttattgTACGCATTTATAGATACATTTTAAAACAAACTCCACACATACATCCTTCTTCCCATTATAAATACTACAGTTTTGAAACATAAGTGGAAATGAAGGCTTATGGCTACGGCTCTATGTGAAGAAGGACCTGTGCACATAGAAACACGAATGGCCTTCAGGCGCGTGCGAGGTTTGTTACCATATTCTAATGTTTCAACGCGAATTTTTTCGTCCTCTACCAGCTCCTTTTTTCGCGCAATTGAAGTCTTGGCATTTTCTCTCGcgctttttctttctccatAATCCTCGAGGACTTTTCCAGAAGAGGTAGATTGCTGGAAATGGCATTTCGCGAATCTAGACCGAAGATCTCTGGAGATCTGTAAAGAGAATATATTTGTCATGGAGGGCTtagataaaaagaaatcctGTTTGCCTTtcttcagaaaaagaaagaaaagtcaTTCCTTTTGATTATTACCATTCTTACTCTAAAGGCAAGTGGAGAATTGGTACGGCTCTTGTATATGGCTGTGCACGCCTCGGGAATAACTGTTTTTCCCCCACGGGATTGCCTTGCCTAGTGAGGCAGTGCACATTAAATCATGCGGGTAATGATGAGTCCTGAGCTCAGCGGCTATTTAGCGAAAAGtagtaaaataaaaacggTCACTGAGATTTGCCACTAAACAAAAGCCATTCTTGAGGGTAGTATAAAGATATTTGgggaaagaaatatatcGAGAAACGTATCGAAGGGACGAGATTATGAATTTTATGAGTCCTAAGTTTGCTCTTACAGATGTCGAGTATCCTGCTTGGTGTCGAGACGATGAAGTTCCCATAACAATGCAAGAAATTAGAgatgtttttgttcaacTTACTGAAAAGTTTGGATTCCAGAAATCTTCTATGGAGAACATGTATCAGCATTTAATGGGGCAGTTGGACTCTAGAGCAAGCCGCACAGGTGCACAAAATGCATTGATATCGCTACATGTGTCATATATTGGGGGCGAACATGCAAATTATAGGAAGTGGTATTTTGCCGCTCAGCTTGActtggatgaagaaattgggTTTCAAAACATGCAACTGCATGGGAAAGCACGTCAAAGGAATGTGAAGATGGCAAAGAAAAGGGGTGTGTCCATCAAGGAACAGATTAAACAATGGAATGAGAAGGAACAAGAGTTCATCAACAATCACCCAAAAATAACGCTAACTCAAGAACAATTGGAAGATCAGACAAACTTGAAAAGTGCGGACTACAAATGGAAgttaaagatgaaaaagttgtCGCCAGAAAATATGGTAAGACAGCTGGCTCTTTACTTGCTTTGTTGGGGAGAAGCCAACCAAGTCAGGTTTGCTCCAGAATGTCtttgctttatttttaaatgtGCGCTTGACTATGACATTAGTACGTCAAGTGATGAAAAAACAGTGCAATTGCCTGAATATGCCTACTTAAATGACGTTATTACCCCCCTTTACGAATTTCTGAGAGGCCAAGTATACAAGAAAGATTCCAAGGGAAATTGGAAACGAAGAGAAAAGGATCACAAGAACATTATTGGTTATGATGACGTCAATCAACTGTTTTGGTATCCAGAAGGATTTGAGCGTATAATTTTAAATAATGGAGAACGATTAGTCGATAAGTCACTGGAGGAGAGGTACctttatttcaaagatgTCGCATGGCCAAAAGTATTCTACAAAACTTATAGAGAAACCAGAAGTTGGAAACATTGCTTTACAAATTTTAATAGATTCTGGATTATTCATTTTGCACCATTTTGGTTCTTCACAACCTTTAATTCCCCCACTTTGTACACCAAAAATTATGTTCAGTTGTTGAATAATCAACCTACACCTCAAGTGAGACTCTCAGTGATTGCCTTTGGGGGCACAATTGCGTGCTTAGTTCAAATCTTCGCCACAATATTTGAGTGGGGGTTTGTGCCTCGAGAGTGGCCAGGAGCTCAACATTTATCAAACAGAATGACTGGTCTTCTCTTTTGTCTTGCAATTAATCTGGGGCCGTCAGTGTATGTTTTAGGATTTTTCGAGTGGGATGTTCATTCAAAATCTGCATATATTGTGTCCATTATTCAGTTGATCATTGCACTTTTAActactctttttttcgctGTCAGGCCTTTGGGCGGTTTATTCCGTCCATACTTAAGTAAGGACAAAAAACATCGAAGATATATCTCATCACAAACCTTTACCGCTTCATTTCCCAAGCTGACGGGACGAAGCAAATGGTTCTCCTATGGCTTATGGATATTCGTCTACCTGGCAAAATATATTGagtcttatttttttttgactttATCCCTCAGGGACCCAATCAGAGTCCTATCTATTATGGATTTATCCAGATGCCACGGGGATTATTTGTTGGGTCCCCTTCTGTGCAAGTGGCAAGCCAATATTACGTTGGTTCTTATGTTGCTTTCTGACTTGGGCCTATTTTTTCTCGATACTTACCTTTGGTACATTATTTGCAACTGTATTTTCTCCATTATACTATCCTTTTCTCTTGGTACCTCAATTCTCACACCATGGAAGAATGTATACTCCCGATTGCCTAAAAGGATATATTCCAAAATATTGGCTACTTCAGAAATGGATGTAAAGTTCAAAgcaaaaatattgatatcACAAGTGTGGAACGCTATCGTTATATCAATGTATAGAGAACATCTTCTTTCCATTGAGCATTTACAAAGACTTCTCTTCCAGCAAGTTGACTCTTTGATGGGAGATACAAGAACATTGAAATCTCCTACATTTTTTGTTGCTCAAGATGATTCAACTTTCAAGTCCatggaattttttccttcaaaatcagaggcaaaaagaagaatatcgTTTTTTGCTCAATCATTGGCAACCCCCATTTCGGAACCTGTTCCAGTGGACTGTATGCCAACCTTCACCGTCTTGGTACCTCATTAttcagaaaaaattcttttggGTTTAAAGGAAATCATCAGAGAAGAATCCCctaaaagtaaaattaCAGTACTCGAGTATTTAAAGCATTTACATCCTACAGAATGGGAGTGCTTTGTTAAAGATACAAAACTATTGACCATGGAAAAgagttttttgaaagaagcgATGAAtaaagatgatgacgaagacGGGCTGGAAACCCCAGATGCTCTATGCGATTCAAAGTCTAACCCTCTTTCCGATTACAATGATTCCCGAAAATTGGCTAGGGAAGATGATCTAATTAAGGAGAAAATCAATGACTTACCATTTTCTTACTTTGGCTTCAACTCATCTGAACCGTCGTATACACTAAGAACAAGAATTTGGGCTTCATTACGAACACAGACTTTATATCGGACTCTTTCAGGTTTCATGAACTATTCTAAGGCTATCAAACTGTTGTATCGGATTGAGAATCCCTCTTTGGTTGGCTTGTATCGTGGTAATAATGAAGCTTTGGAAAACGACTTAGAAAATATGGCGAGTAGGAAATTTAAAATGGTTGTTGCTATGCAGAGATATGCaaaattcaataaagatGAAATGGAGGCGACAGAACTACTTTTGAGAGCCTATCCAAATATGTTCATATCTTACCTTCTGGAAGAGTTAGAGCAAGACACTTCAGAGAGAACATACTATTCATGTCTGACAAACGGCTATGCAGAATTTGATGAGGAAAGTGGGTTAAGAAAGCCAATATTTAAAATCCGCTTATCAGGCAATCCAATACTTGGCGATGGCAAATCGGACAACCAAAACCATTCCATTATATTCTATCGCGGTGAGTATATTCAAGTGATTGATGCAAACCAAGATAATTATTTGGAAGAATGTCTAAAGATACGATCCGTTTTAAGTGAGTTTGAAGAACTTGAGCTTAATTCGACAATCCCGTACATTCCTGGTATTGAGTATGAGGAAGAACCACCGCCCATTGCTATAGTCGGTTCGAGAGAGTACATTTTCTCAGAAAATATTGGAGTGTTAGGTGATATTGCAGCGGGTAAAGAGCAGACTTTTGGAACCTTATTTGCAAGAACGTTAGCAGAAATTGGTGGTAAACTGCATTATGGACATCCTGATTTTCTTAATGGCATTTTTATGACCACCCGTGGTGGCCTATCCAAGGCGCAGAGAGGATTACATTTAAATGAAGATATATATGCCGGAATGAATGCCATTTGCCGTGGTGGAAGAATAAAACATAGTGATTACTATCAATGTGGTAAGGGTCGAGACCTGGGATTTGGCtccattttgaatttcacCACTAAAATAGGTGCAGGTATGGGTGAACAACTATTATCAAGGGAATACTATTATTTGGGAACACAACTTCCAATGGATAGGtttttatcctttttttatGCACATCCTGGTTTCCACTTAAAtaatctttttatttccttttcggTTCAGCTATTCTTCGTTCTATTGTTAAACTTGGGTGCTTTGAATCATGAAACAATAGCTTGCTTTTACAACAAGAATGCACCCATCACAAACCTCGAGACCCCTGTTGGATGTTATAATATTCAACCCGCCCTACACTGGGTATCGATTTTTGTTCTGTCAATCTTTATCGTCTTTTTTATTGCCTTCGCACCCTTATTGATTCAAGAAATATTGGAAAAGGGTATTTGGAGAGCGACTTCAAGGTTCTTGCACCATCTTCTTTCGATGGCACCGCTGTTTGAGGTATTTGTTTGCCAAGTTTACTCGAACTCCTTATTGATGGACTTGACATTTGGTGGCGCAAAATACATATCTACGGGTCGTGGATTTGCAATAACACGCCTTGATTTCTCTGCACTCTATTCTAGGTTTGTTAATATATCGATATACTCGGGGTTCCAAGTGTTCTTCATGTTATTATTTGCAATCATATCTATGTGGCAACCAGCCTTACTATGGTTTTGGATAACAGTGATCTCAATGTGCTTTGcaccttttattttcaaccCACACCAATTTGCGTTTATGGACTTCTTCATTGATTACAAAACTTTTATCCATTGGTTATTTTCAGGTAACACAAAGTATCAAAAAGAGTCGTGGGCAAATTTTGTCAAAAGTTCTCGATCAAGGTTTACTGgctataaaaataaaaccaTAAATGACATCTCCGAAGATTCGGACCATGACTCAAAGAAAGCAAGGTTTTGGAACGTTTTCTTTGCAGAATTATTTCTGCCATTTTGTGTATTCCTCTTTAATTTTACAGCATTTTCCTTCATAAATGCGCAAACAGGGGTCTCGGACGCAAAACCAACTAGTGCTGTCTTCCGGTTGTTACTCGTTACTTTTTTGCCAATCTTTTTTAACTCAATACTGCTTTTTCTGTTATTTTGGGTCTCTTTTTTTGTAGTTCCAGGATTATCATATTGTTGCAGAGACGCCGGTGCTGTGATCGCCTCTATTGCTCACACCTTCTCAGTTTTGGTCTATCTTTTAGATTTCGAACTGATGTGGTTTTTACAAGGTTGGAACTTTACACGTACGTTGATACTACTTATTACATGCATCAATTTAAACTTGGTTCTTTTCAAGGTCTTCACAACTCTATTTTTGACAAGAGAGTATAAAAACAATAGGGCACACTTGGCATGGTGGAACGGTAACTGGTATAATACAGGTATGGGATGGTCTGTCATTTTACAGCCCATAAGAGAATATTTCGTCAAG from Saccharomyces mikatae IFO 1815 strain IFO1815 genome assembly, chromosome: 13 encodes:
- the FKS3 gene encoding putative 1,3-beta-D-glucan synthase (similar to Saccharomyces cerevisiae FKS3 (YMR306W); ancestral locus Anc_5.14), whose protein sequence is MNFMSPKFALTDVEYPAWCRDDEVPITMQEIRDVFVQLTEKFGFQKSSMENMYQHLMGQLDSRASRTGAQNALISLHVSYIGGEHANYRKWYFAAQLDLDEEIGFQNMQLHGKARQRNVKMAKKRGVSIKEQIKQWNEKEQEFINNHPKITLTQEQLEDQTNLKSADYKWKLKMKKLSPENMVRQLALYLLCWGEANQVRFAPECLCFIFKCALDYDISTSSDEKTVQLPEYAYLNDVITPLYEFLRGQVYKKDSKGNWKRREKDHKNIIGYDDVNQLFWYPEGFERIILNNGERLVDKSLEERYLYFKDVAWPKVFYKTYRETRSWKHCFTNFNRFWIIHFAPFWFFTTFNSPTLYTKNYVQLLNNQPTPQVRLSVIAFGGTIACLVQIFATIFEWGFVPREWPGAQHLSNRMTGLLFCLAINLGPSVYVLGFFEWDVHSKSAYIVSIIQLIIALLTTLFFAVRPLGGLFRPYLSKDKKHRRYISSQTFTASFPKLTGRSKWFSYGLWIFVYLAKYIESYFFLTLSLRDPIRVLSIMDLSRCHGDYLLGPLLCKWQANITLVLMLLSDLGLFFLDTYLWYIICNCIFSIILSFSLGTSILTPWKNVYSRLPKRIYSKILATSEMDVKFKAKILISQVWNAIVISMYREHLLSIEHLQRLLFQQVDSLMGDTRTLKSPTFFVAQDDSTFKSMEFFPSKSEAKRRISFFAQSLATPISEPVPVDCMPTFTVLVPHYSEKILLGLKEIIREESPKSKITVLEYLKHLHPTEWECFVKDTKLLTMEKSFLKEAMNKDDDEDGLETPDALCDSKSNPLSDYNDSRKLAREDDLIKEKINDLPFSYFGFNSSEPSYTLRTRIWASLRTQTLYRTLSGFMNYSKAIKLLYRIENPSLVGLYRGNNEALENDLENMASRKFKMVVAMQRYAKFNKDEMEATELLLRAYPNMFISYLLEELEQDTSERTYYSCLTNGYAEFDEESGLRKPIFKIRLSGNPILGDGKSDNQNHSIIFYRGEYIQVIDANQDNYLEECLKIRSVLSEFEELELNSTIPYIPGIEYEEEPPPIAIVGSREYIFSENIGVLGDIAAGKEQTFGTLFARTLAEIGGKLHYGHPDFLNGIFMTTRGGLSKAQRGLHLNEDIYAGMNAICRGGRIKHSDYYQCGKGRDLGFGSILNFTTKIGAGMGEQLLSREYYYLGTQLPMDRFLSFFYAHPGFHLNNLFISFSVQLFFVLLLNLGALNHETIACFYNKNAPITNLETPVGCYNIQPALHWVSIFVLSIFIVFFIAFAPLLIQEILEKGIWRATSRFLHHLLSMAPLFEVFVCQVYSNSLLMDLTFGGAKYISTGRGFAITRLDFSALYSRFVNISIYSGFQVFFMLLFAIISMWQPALLWFWITVISMCFAPFIFNPHQFAFMDFFIDYKTFIHWLFSGNTKYQKESWANFVKSSRSRFTGYKNKTINDISEDSDHDSKKARFWNVFFAELFLPFCVFLFNFTAFSFINAQTGVSDAKPTSAVFRLLLVTFLPIFFNSILLFLLFWVSFFVVPGLSYCCRDAGAVIASIAHTFSVLVYLLDFELMWFLQGWNFTRTLILLITCINLNLVLFKVFTTLFLTREYKNNRAHLAWWNGNWYNTGMGWSVILQPIREYFVKIMESSYFAADFFLGHFLLYIQTPIVLLPFIDYWHTMVLFWMNPRNIIAHKRVLTRKQKLLRSTIVSKYFSLYFAILCLLLFMLIAPFFASDFVQNPQELLEGTLFEGIFQPNGQNNNDTGPNAPSTIMTTTPPLPIFKTVA